In Yersinia enterocolitica subsp. enterocolitica, one DNA window encodes the following:
- a CDS encoding anthranilate synthase component 1, whose amino-acid sequence MQTSRPTLQLLTTTACYRDDPTALFHQLCGARPATLLLESAEVTSKQNLKSLLIIDSALRITALGQKVTIEALTRNGAALLPLLDAALPAQVEIQVRPNGRELTFPVITDVQDEDSRLQALSVFDALRLLLKLVDAPQTEREAMFLGGLFAYDLVAGFENLPQLRQDQRCPDFCFYLAETLLVLDHQHRSTTLQASLFTPDNSEHQRLTARLEQLAHQLQQAPQAIPAKSVPEMALQCNQSDEEYGAVVSELQQAIREGEIFQVVPSRRFSLPCPSPLAAYQTLKDSNPSPYMFFMQDNEFSLFGASPESALKYDATNRQIEIYPIAGTRPRGRRANGELDRDLDSRIELEMRTDHKELAEHLMLVDLARNDLARICEPGSRYVADLTKVDRYSFVMHLVSRVVGTLRHDLDVLHAYQACMNMGTLSGAPKVRAMQLIAASEGARRGSYGGAVGYFTAHGDLDTCIVIRSAYVEDGIATVQAGAGVVLDSIPQAEADETRNKARAVLRAIATAHHAREVF is encoded by the coding sequence ATGCAAACCTCGCGCCCCACTTTACAGTTACTGACCACCACGGCGTGTTACCGTGATGACCCAACCGCGCTGTTCCATCAGCTTTGCGGCGCGCGGCCAGCAACATTACTGCTTGAGTCAGCGGAAGTGACCAGCAAGCAGAACCTGAAAAGTCTGCTGATTATCGACAGTGCGCTGCGTATCACCGCTCTGGGGCAGAAGGTGACCATTGAAGCATTGACACGCAATGGTGCGGCTTTATTACCATTGCTGGACGCAGCATTGCCAGCGCAAGTTGAGATTCAAGTCCGCCCTAATGGCCGCGAATTAACATTCCCCGTGATTACTGATGTGCAGGATGAAGACTCCCGCTTACAAGCGCTATCCGTTTTCGATGCTTTGCGTTTGTTGCTGAAACTGGTCGATGCCCCGCAGACCGAGCGAGAAGCCATGTTTTTGGGTGGCTTGTTCGCCTACGATTTGGTCGCCGGTTTTGAAAACTTGCCGCAGTTGCGCCAAGACCAACGTTGTCCGGACTTCTGCTTCTATTTAGCTGAAACCTTGTTGGTGTTAGATCATCAACATCGCTCAACAACATTACAAGCCAGCCTGTTCACCCCGGATAATAGCGAGCACCAGCGCTTGACGGCTCGTTTAGAACAGCTAGCCCACCAATTGCAACAAGCACCGCAGGCCATTCCTGCCAAGTCAGTACCAGAGATGGCGTTACAGTGTAACCAATCAGATGAAGAATATGGTGCCGTTGTCAGCGAGTTACAGCAGGCAATCCGCGAGGGTGAGATTTTCCAGGTCGTCCCTTCTCGCCGTTTCTCACTGCCTTGTCCGTCGCCACTGGCGGCGTATCAAACACTGAAAGACAGCAATCCAAGCCCATATATGTTTTTCATGCAGGATAACGAATTCTCCCTGTTCGGTGCCTCACCTGAAAGCGCACTGAAATATGATGCGACCAATCGTCAAATTGAAATTTATCCGATTGCCGGGACGCGCCCACGCGGCCGCCGCGCGAATGGAGAACTGGACCGCGATTTGGACAGTCGCATTGAACTGGAAATGCGTACCGACCATAAAGAATTGGCGGAACACTTGATGCTGGTGGATTTAGCCCGTAATGACCTGGCGCGTATCTGTGAACCGGGTAGCCGTTATGTGGCTGATTTAACCAAAGTCGACCGTTATTCCTTTGTTATGCATCTGGTTTCTCGCGTAGTGGGCACGTTGCGCCACGATTTGGATGTGCTGCATGCCTATCAGGCCTGCATGAACATGGGGACATTAAGCGGTGCGCCAAAAGTTCGGGCGATGCAATTAATCGCCGCCAGTGAGGGGGCGCGTCGCGGCAGTTACGGCGGTGCTGTCGGCTATTTTACCGCTCATGGTGATTTGGATACCTGTATTGTTATTCGCTCGGCTTATGTCGAGGACGGTATCGCCACAGTACAAGCCGGTGCCGGTGTGGTGCTGGATTCAATCCCACAGGCGGAAGCCGATGAAACCCGCAATAAAGCCCGCGCGGTGTTACGCGCTATCGCCACCGCACACCACGCCAGGGAGGTGTTCTAA
- the trpL gene encoding trp operon leader peptide, which produces MKTSLISLLRWWHISLFRAV; this is translated from the coding sequence ATGAAAACTTCCCTAATTTCCTTACTGCGTTGGTGGCACATCTCCCTCTTCCGGGCGGTGTAA
- the rnm gene encoding RNase RNM has protein sequence MLSDNTTSPNSADLTDVVTSTAFTLYDLHSHTTASDGSLSPAALVIRAAQMRVGVLAITDHDTTAGLAEAAATIEQQQLPIRLISGVEISTLWENHEIHIVGLGMDIQHPSICQLLSQQSEHRYSRAQEISARLAKARIPDAWEGANRLAEGGQVTRGHFARYLVELGLASNVGQVFKKYLAKGKTGYVPAQWCTIEQAIDAIKQSGGQAVLAHPGRYDLTAKWLKRLLAHFAEHGGDAMEVAQCQQAPHERAQLAQYARDYNLLASQGSDFHQPCSWIELGRKLWLPAGVEPVWRDWPIESQSS, from the coding sequence GTGTTGTCTGATAACACCACATCACCTAACTCGGCTGATTTAACTGATGTTGTGACATCAACAGCCTTTACTCTCTATGACCTACATAGTCATACCACCGCGTCGGACGGCTCGCTGAGCCCCGCGGCGTTGGTGATCAGGGCGGCGCAAATGCGCGTAGGTGTGTTGGCGATTACTGATCACGATACCACCGCAGGGTTAGCTGAAGCCGCTGCGACTATTGAGCAGCAGCAACTGCCCATCCGGCTGATTTCCGGTGTGGAGATTTCCACATTATGGGAAAATCATGAGATCCATATTGTGGGTTTGGGCATGGATATCCAACATCCCAGCATCTGCCAGTTATTAAGCCAACAGTCCGAGCATCGTTATAGTCGGGCGCAAGAAATCAGTGCCCGGTTGGCGAAAGCGCGTATTCCTGATGCCTGGGAAGGGGCGAATCGGTTGGCAGAAGGCGGCCAGGTGACACGAGGCCATTTTGCCCGTTATCTGGTGGAGTTAGGGCTAGCCAGTAACGTCGGCCAGGTGTTCAAAAAGTATTTGGCCAAAGGCAAGACCGGTTATGTTCCCGCGCAATGGTGTACAATAGAACAAGCCATTGATGCTATTAAGCAATCAGGTGGGCAAGCAGTGCTGGCGCACCCTGGGCGTTATGATTTAACGGCGAAATGGTTAAAGCGGTTATTAGCACATTTCGCTGAGCATGGTGGTGATGCGATGGAAGTTGCCCAGTGCCAGCAGGCCCCCCACGAACGGGCACAACTTGCTCAGTATGCGCGCGACTATAATTTACTTGCATCCCAGGGGTCTGATTTCCATCAACCTTGTTCCTGGATTGAATTGGGCCGCAAATTGTGGCTGCCCGCAGGGGTGGAACCGGTATGGCGCGATTGGCCGATAGAGAGTCAGTCCAGCTAA
- a CDS encoding L-threonylcarbamoyladenylate synthase, protein MSQFFYIHPENPQPRLINQSVDVLRKGGVVVYPTDSGYALGCRLEDKTAMERICRIRQLDGNHNFTLVCRDLSELSTYAYVDNQAFRLIKNNTPGNYTFILKATKEVPRRLMNDKRKTIGLRVPSNPIALALLDVLGEPLMSTTLMLPGNDFAESDPEEIKEHLGKQVDLIIHGGSLGQQPTTVIDLTDSSPEVIREGAGDTTPFR, encoded by the coding sequence ATGAGTCAATTTTTCTATATTCACCCAGAAAACCCTCAGCCACGGTTAATCAACCAAAGTGTGGATGTTTTACGTAAGGGTGGGGTGGTTGTCTATCCGACAGATTCGGGTTATGCCCTTGGTTGCCGCTTAGAAGATAAAACGGCAATGGAACGTATTTGTCGTATTCGCCAGTTGGATGGTAATCATAACTTCACATTGGTCTGCCGTGATTTATCAGAACTATCAACTTACGCCTATGTTGATAATCAGGCGTTTCGGCTGATCAAGAACAACACTCCCGGCAACTACACCTTTATATTGAAAGCGACAAAAGAAGTGCCGCGGCGTTTGATGAATGACAAACGTAAAACGATTGGTTTGCGTGTACCGTCTAATCCGATTGCGCTGGCATTGTTGGATGTATTAGGCGAGCCGCTGATGTCGACCACATTGATGCTGCCGGGCAATGATTTTGCTGAGTCGGATCCAGAAGAGATCAAAGAGCACTTGGGCAAACAAGTGGATTTAATTATTCACGGCGGCTCACTGGGCCAACAGCCGACGACGGTTATTGACCTGACTGATTCCTCGCCAGAAGTTATCCGCGAAGGTGCCGGGGATACAACGCCATTCCGTTAA
- the rluB gene encoding 23S rRNA pseudouridine(2605) synthase RluB, which translates to MSEKSEDQNLPNSKPPSPKPQGDKVVGEKTKVVGEKLQKILARAGHGSRREIETIIQQGRVSVDGKISKLGDRVEVTQATKIRLDGHLLSIKESEEAVCRVLAYYKPEGELCTRNDPEGRPTVFDRLPKLRGSRWVAVGRLDVNTSGLLLFTTDGELANRLMHPSREVEREYAVRVFGQIDDEKIKQLSRGVQLEDGPAAFRTITFQGGEGINQWYNVTLTEGRNREVRRLWEAVGVQVSRLIRVRYGDINLPKGLPRGGWTELDLKATNYLRELVELDSETVSKLPVEKDRRRVKANQIRRAVKRHTEVAGRQVAGRQGSARKGSTRQNVGNAAPAAATGRRGANKRG; encoded by the coding sequence ATGAGCGAGAAGTCAGAAGACCAAAATTTACCAAACTCAAAGCCACCAAGCCCTAAACCGCAGGGCGACAAGGTTGTGGGTGAAAAAACAAAAGTTGTCGGTGAGAAATTACAGAAAATCTTGGCACGAGCGGGTCATGGCTCTCGTCGGGAAATCGAAACCATCATTCAACAGGGCCGTGTCAGCGTTGATGGTAAAATATCAAAGCTGGGTGATCGTGTTGAGGTGACTCAGGCTACTAAAATTCGTCTGGACGGCCATCTTCTTTCGATAAAAGAATCTGAAGAAGCCGTGTGTCGTGTTCTGGCGTATTACAAGCCGGAAGGCGAGCTCTGTACCCGTAATGACCCTGAAGGCCGCCCAACGGTATTTGACCGTCTGCCAAAACTGCGCGGTTCGCGTTGGGTTGCGGTAGGCCGCCTGGACGTTAATACCTCAGGTTTATTGTTGTTCACCACTGATGGTGAATTGGCTAACCGCCTGATGCACCCTAGCCGTGAAGTTGAACGCGAATATGCCGTGCGTGTGTTTGGTCAAATTGATGACGAAAAAATCAAACAACTGAGCCGCGGTGTTCAACTGGAAGATGGCCCAGCGGCATTCCGCACCATTACTTTCCAGGGCGGGGAAGGGATTAACCAGTGGTATAACGTCACGTTGACCGAAGGGCGCAACCGCGAAGTTCGCCGCTTGTGGGAAGCTGTTGGTGTGCAGGTTAGCCGCCTGATTCGTGTTCGTTATGGTGACATCAATCTGCCAAAAGGCTTGCCTCGTGGCGGTTGGACTGAATTAGATCTGAAAGCGACCAACTACTTACGTGAACTCGTGGAGTTGGATTCTGAAACTGTCAGTAAATTGCCAGTTGAGAAAGACCGGCGTCGGGTCAAAGCTAATCAAATTCGTCGTGCGGTTAAGCGCCATACTGAAGTTGCTGGCCGCCAGGTTGCTGGACGTCAAGGCTCAGCCCGTAAAGGTTCTACCCGTCAAAACGTAGGTAACGCAGCTCCGGCAGCTGCTACTGGGCGTCGTGGGGCTAATAAGCGCGGATAA
- the cobO gene encoding cob(I)yrinic acid a,c-diamide adenosyltransferase, with protein MSEERHQQRQQKIKEKVESRVAAAQETRGILIVFTGNGKGKTTAAFGTVTRAVGHGLKAGVIQFIKGEWPNGEKNLLQQHGVEFQVMATGFTWNTQNRETDTAACQGVWQHARRMLADPTLDLVVLDELTYMVAYDYLSLDEVVDALKQRPAHQTVIITGRGCHRDLLEMADTVSELRPVKHAFDAGIKAQQGIDW; from the coding sequence ATGTCTGAAGAACGCCACCAGCAGCGCCAACAAAAAATAAAAGAAAAGGTTGAATCACGGGTTGCAGCAGCGCAAGAAACTCGCGGTATTTTGATTGTTTTTACCGGCAATGGCAAAGGCAAAACTACCGCTGCATTTGGTACCGTAACCCGTGCTGTTGGCCACGGACTGAAAGCGGGAGTGATACAGTTCATTAAAGGTGAATGGCCGAACGGCGAGAAAAATCTGTTGCAACAACATGGTGTTGAGTTTCAGGTGATGGCAACTGGCTTCACCTGGAATACACAAAATAGAGAAACAGATACCGCTGCCTGTCAGGGTGTTTGGCAACATGCGCGGCGTATGTTAGCTGATCCGACCTTAGATTTAGTGGTGTTAGATGAACTGACTTATATGGTCGCTTATGACTACTTATCACTGGATGAGGTTGTTGACGCGCTAAAACAGCGCCCTGCCCATCAAACCGTGATAATAACTGGCCGTGGTTGCCATCGGGATCTATTGGAAATGGCAGATACCGTCAGTGAATTACGCCCGGTTAAACATGCTTTTGATGCTGGTATTAAGGCACAGCAAGGTATCGACTGGTAA